Proteins co-encoded in one Podospora pseudoanserina strain CBS 124.78 chromosome 7 map unlocalized CBS124.78p_7, whole genome shotgun sequence genomic window:
- the TIF32 gene encoding eukaryotic translation initiation factor 3 subunit A (EggNog:ENOG503NU0R; BUSCO:EOG0926112A; COG:J), with protein sequence MPPPPHQKPENVLKRAHELIGVNQAPAALTLLHEHITSKRSRNVPITSLEPVMLLLVELSVEQKKGKLAKDALYQYKNIAQNTNVGTIELVLKKFIELAAEKVTAAQQKADEVQSSIEATTTSDNVEDLEASETPESILLATVSGEQSRDRTDRAIVTPWLKFLWEAYRTVLDILRNNARLELLYQSTAMQAFDFCLKYTRKTEFRRLCELLRNHVQTAAKYSAQMHAINLSDPDTLQRHLETRFQQLNVAVELELWQEAFRSVEDIHTLLNLSKRPPKNIMMANYYEKLTRIFLVGENYLFHAAAWSRYYNLLRQSAAIVAAGGKKSENPPTSEADLQKAATFVVLSALSIPVISTSRSRGAMVDFDEARKNKNSRLTHLLGMSQAPTRALLFRDALSKSLIRRCRPEIRDLYNILEVDFHPLSICKKISPILAKIGADEEMQKYIIPLQQVILTRLFQQLSQVYETVDLDFVESLAQFPEPFQVTRATIEKFIMNGNKKGDLAIRMDHATGVLSFDADVFSSAKAAHAGSSAGSAESETGSVQRLQSTPSQIVRSQLTRVAEVLYTTCQYIDPKFNEARIQARDAAFARAKAGAEKEHLEILARKEIIQKRKDKASEAQAARDKENARKKMVQEQLLQQAEAARLAEEQKLREAKRLANEREQIKRKEVESMLKDMKLEDLAGEDLDTLDSNKIRMIKLQQLEREKNTVAEKLRITGKRLDHLERAFRKEEAKKLPEDYAKQRERDLKAYELTKAQTLKEAEEKHKADVEIKHRLSRLMPFYESFRSNLHERRRDEFEKRRRDADRELEKMINARKKEYRDRKIREKREREEKERALREAEERAAREKEEEERRKEAKKEEMARIKEEREKEREKAREAQARQQQREEEAMARRKAEKAADTAPIRREIPPVEAPSAAGPPRIALAGNRPSWREREAAKAAGGAPPEPAAAAPPPARAPPVERTDSNERPPAAGGPPRLALAGKTGGSSWREREAARAAGGGAPIPERPAPQGRVSSGRGGAPIEREGSGRGEPAKDGATPEPLKASGAPGKYVPKWRRDNA encoded by the exons ATG cctcccccaccccatcagAAGCCCGAGAATGTTCTCAAGAGGGCCCACGAACTCATCGGAGTTAACCAGGCCCCCGCGGcgctcaccctcctccacgagCACATCACATCGAAGCGGTCTCGCAATGTCCCCATCACATCGTTGGAGCCTGTGATGCTCCTGTTGGTCGAGCTCTCGGTCGAacagaagaagggcaagctcGCCAAGGATGCTCTCTACCAGTACAAGAATATTGCTCAGAACACCAATGTTGGCACGATCGAG CTTGTTCTCAAGAAGTTCATCGAGTTGGCTGCCGAAAAGGTCACCGCTGCTCAGCAAAAGGCCGACGAGGTTCAGTCCAGCATCGAggcgaccaccacctccgacAACGTTGAGGATCTCGAAGCCAGCGAAACCCCCGAGTCCATCCTCTTGGCCACCGTCTCCGGCGAGCAGTCCCGGGATCGTACCGACCGTGCCATTGTCACCCCCTGGTTAAAGTTCTTGTGGGAGGCGTACCGCACAGTTCTGGACATTCTCCGCAACAATGCTCGTCTCGAGTTGCTCTACCAGAGCACTGCCATGCAGGCGTTCGACTTCTGCCTCAAGTACACCCGCAAGACCGAGTTCCGCCGTCTTTGCGAGCTTCTCCGCAACCATGTCCAAACTGCTGCCAAGTACTCGGCTCAAATGCATGCCATCAACTTGAGCGACCCGGATACCCTGCAGCGCCACCTCGAGACTCGTTTCCAGCAGCTTAACGTGGCGGTCGAGCTTGAGCTCTGGCAGGAGGCCTTCCGCAGTGTTGAGGACatccacaccctcctcaacctgaGCAAGCGCCCCCCCAAGAACATCATGATGGCCAACTACTACGAGAAGCTCACCCGtatcttcctcgtcggcgaGAACTACCTGTTCCACGCTGCTGCCTGGTCCCGCTACTACAACTTGCTCCGCCAGTCTGCTGCCATTGTTGCGGCCGGTGGCAAGAAGTCCGAGAACCCCCCAACCAGCGAGGCTGATCTCCAGAAGGCTGCCACTTTCGTCGTTCTCTCGGCCCTGTCCATTCCCGTCATCAgcacctcccgctcccgcgGTGCCATGGTCGACTTCGACGAGGCTCGCAAGAACAAGAACTCGCGTCTCActcacctcctcggcatgTCTCAGGCCCCTACCCGTGCGCTCCTCTTCCGTGATGCTCTGTCCAAGTCTTTGAtccgccgctgccgccccgAGATCCGCGACCTCTACAACATTCTCGAGGTCGacttccaccccctctcgATTTGCAAGAAGATCTCCCCCATCTTGGCCAAGATTGGGGCCGATGAGGAGATGCAAAAGTACATCATTCCTCTTCAGCAGGTCATCCTCACTCGTCTCTTCCAGCAGCTTTCTCAGGTGTACGAGACTGTCGACCTGGACTTTGTCGAGTCCCTAGCTCAGTTCCCCGAGCCTTTCCAGGTTACCCGCGCCACGATTGAGAAGTTCATCATGAACGGCAACAAGAAGGGTGATCTCGCCATCCGCATGGACCATGCCACCGGTGTCCTTAGTTTTGATGCCGATGTtttctcctccgccaaggCTGCCCACGCTGGCTCCTCTGCCGGCTCTGCTGAAAGCGAGACTGGCTCCGTTCAGCGTCTCCAGAGCACTCCTTCCCAGATTGTCCGCTCTCAGCTCACCCGCGTCGCCGAGGTTCTTTACACCACATGCCAGTACATTGATCCCAAGTTCAACGAGGCCCGCATCCAGGCTCGCGATGCTGCTTTCGCTCGTGCCAAGGCTGGTGCTGAGAAGGAGCACCTCGAGATCCTCGCCAGAAAGGAGATTATTCAGAAGCGCAAGGACAAGGCCTCTGAGGCTCAGGCCGCCCGGGATAAGGAGAACGCTCGCAAGAAGATGGTTCAGgagcagcttctccagcaagCCGAGGCTGCCCGTTTGGCTGAGGAGCAGAAGCTTCGTGAAGCCAAGCGTCTCGCCAACGAACGGGAGCAGATCAAGCGCAAGGAGGTCGAGAGCATGCTCAAGGATATGAAGCTTGAGGATCTGGCTGGTGAGGACCTCGATACCCTGGACAGCAACAAGATCCGCATGATCAAGCTGCAGCAGCTTGAACGTGAGAAGAACACGGTTGCCGAGAAGCTCCGCATCACCGGCAAGCGTCTTGACCACTTGGAGCGTGCTTTCAGAAAGGAGGAGGCTAAGAAACTCCCCGAGGACTATGCTAAGCAGCGCGAGCGTGATCTCAAGGCCTATGAGTTGACTAAGGCCCAAACtctcaaggaggccgaggagaagcacAAGGCTGATGTCGAGATCAAACACCGCCTGTCTCGCCTGATGCCATTCTACGAGTCATTCAGATCTAACCTCCACGAGCGCCGCCGCGACGAGTTTGAGAAGAGACGTCGTGATGCCGACCGcgagttggagaagatgatCAATGCTCGCAAGAAGGAGTACCGCGATCGCAAGATCCGCGAGAAGAGGGAGcgtgaggagaaggagcgtGCCCTccgcgaggccgaggagcgTGCCGccagggagaaggaggaggaggagaggagaaaggaggccaagaaggaggagatggccagAATCAAGGAGGAACGCGAGAAGGAACGCGAGAAGGCTCGCGAGGCCCAGGCCCGCCAGCAACAAcgcgaggaggaagccatgGCCCGTcgcaaggccgagaaggctgccgaCACTGCTCCTATCCGCCGGGAGATTCCACCAGTGGAGGCCCCCTCGGCCGCCGGCCCCCCCCGTATTGCCCTTGCCGGCAACAGACCCAGCTGGAGAGAACGCGAagcggccaaggctgccggtggtgcccCACCAGAgcccgctgccgccgctcctcctccggccagAGCTCCTCCTGTCGAGCGGACCGACTCCAACGAGCGCCCTCCTGCCGCTGGTGGTCCTCCCCGCCTCGCCCTTGCTGGCAAGACTGGAGGCTCCAGCTGGCGTGAGAGAGAGGCTGCTAGAgctgctggcggtggtgctccCATTCCCGAGCGCCCTGCTCCTCAAGGCAGAGTGTCTTCTGGTCGCGGTGGTGCCCCCATTGAGAGGGAAGGTTCCGGCCGTGGTGAGCCTGCCAAGGATGGTGCTACTcctgagcccctgaaagCTAGCGGCGCTCCGGGCAAGTATGTTCCCAAGTGGCGGAGAGATAATGCTTAA
- a CDS encoding uncharacterized protein (EggNog:ENOG503P4G6), producing MFTTSSAGALRAGARRLETTVCHNASLQRRLFSVTSQRAGGFIVFKKGSNPELQERLDTLYNKIVLPSYLSQEQQRKLTKTKYKEQLRNDPITMEIDGEIHKFRYVDPTKDIPSASKLVRQAVEHMQHEDYHNLHLVLKGFKRANRKLHDELALHIIRKAHQADRLDAVIDCAKQVELTGFKLDSPLKLSSLLVGAQTRAIESGFNPKPAKKALKQTEKVIDLLEFEGKMHQPSNRSKTQRPFYHEPMFLGLRLNLAATLAVKAKDGQDEDGKVTQYAEQMVHFWPENTGILDLQPDAAYEDPQNVQYLLDRNEFLYHVSPVLHGLQMAAKVVDPGLSMKLQNRADALEDEIRQAYEWDERMPASGEVMYNWLFNTEEMLGRIKAEKMKKVEAEVNP from the exons ATGTTCACGACATCGAGCGCCGGTGCCCTCAGGGCCGGAGCGAGGAGATTGGAGACGACGGTGTGTCACAATGCTAGCCTTCAGAGGAGGTTATTCTCAGTAACGTCGCAAAGAG CCGGCGGCTTCATCGTCTTCAAGAAGGGCTCCAACCCCGAGCTCCAAGAGCGCCTCGACACCCTCTACAACAAGatcgtcctcccctcctacCTCagccaagagcagcagcgcaagctcaccaagaccaaaTACAAAGAACAGCTCCGAAACgaccccatcaccatggaAATCGACGGCGAAATCCACAAGTTCCGCTACGTAGATCCCACAAAGGACATTCCCAGCGCATCCAAACTAGTCAGACAGGCTGTCGAACACATGCAACACGAAGACtaccacaacctccacctcgtcctgAAAGGCTTCAAGCGCGCCAACAGAAAACTTCACGACGAGCTCGCCCTCCACATCATCAGGAAAGCCCACCAAGCCGACCGCCTCGACGCTGTCATCGACTGCGCCAAACAGGTTGAGCTGACGGGCTTCAAGCTCGACTCACCCTTGAAGCTGTCTTCCCTCCTCGTAGGGGCGCAGACAAGGGCGATCGAGTCCGGCTTTAATCCTAAGCCAGCAAAGAAGGCGCTCAAGCAGACGGAGAAAGTGATTGACTTGCTGGAATTCGAAGGCAAGATGCACCAGCCTAGCAACAGGTCCAAGACCCAAAGGCCCTTCTACCACGAGCCGATGTTCCTCGGTTTGAGACTCAACCTTGCCGCCACTCTTGCGGTAAAAGCCAAGGACGGCCAGGATGAGGACGGCAAGGTGACTCAGTACGCTGAGCAGATGGTTCACTTTTGGCCTGAAAACACTGGCATCCTCGACCTCCAGCCCGATGCTGCGTATGAGGACCCGCAAAACGTACAATATCTCCTCGACCGCAACGAGTTCCTTTACCATGTGTCGCCTGTGCTTCATGGCTTGCAGATGGCTGCCAAGGTGGTGGACCCGGGTCTTTCGATGAAGCTTCAGAACAGGGCGGATGCGCTGGAGGACGAGATTAGACAAGCGTATGAGTGGGACGAGCGGATGCCGGCGTCGGGAGAGGTCATGTATAACTGGTTGTTTAACACGGAGGAGATGCTGGGGCGTATCAAGGcggagaagatgaagaaggtggaaGCGGAAGTGAACCCATGA
- a CDS encoding uncharacterized protein (COG:S; EggNog:ENOG503NVT7) has product MSARATRAMKRKADNGGESADSTKRQLLDLADQKLDKGSPEQETAESTSIYDGNDAASDTASPPGDTNTVGATSISTSRRGRKFPSDMKTIKCTFPGCDKSFNRPARLVSHLRSHTGDRIHRCTYEGCDKSYLEEKHLTQHIKGSHTHEKNYVCYVEGCGKAFVTNTRLKRHAAVHEGAERFRCRDYEGCSESFRKRETLQRHIRTRHLNQAGFPCLQDGCQEGFDSAGALRRHTEREHGQLRFWCDECAKETDEDGEEKRVGFTTLNMLKTHARTEHRACPFCDKKIGRQFQLEEHMENMHSGKSVEERKDVPCNWPGCESMFTRKSNMMTHYRSAHEGKKFVCGEVNTFNTPDIADWNWQEEGCKAPFVSKLKLEEHIRFVHLGRKRPERTITLNFDGPDEVDEMTAAVDKKKLACSVLGCEARFIRYADLNKHLEAHQRQASSIDDGYAQQAQPNVAVEAGYEPRDFILSAPQDGYGNQDHMLVVPDAGYGDQGHILTAHSAYVAPTNRYGNQDHILNDLKNEPGIPDLTGDAPHGLALDPELQASTMDMRLQGPDDQQQQQQQDLDPNFYPALANMLGGDTHANADWNVMNELLGHGQY; this is encoded by the coding sequence ATGTCTGCCAGAGCAACAAGAGCCATGAAGCGAAAGGCTGATAACGGCGGCGAGTCGGCAGACTCGACCAAGCGCCAGCTACTCGACCTGGCCGACCAGAAGCTCGACAAGGGCAGCCCGGAGCAAGAAACTGCAGAATCCACCTCCATTTACGATGGCAACGATGCTGCTTCTGATACTGCCTCTCCCCCAGGCGACACCAATACCGTTGGGGCAACCTCGATCTCTACCTCCCGCCGAGGCCGCAAGTTCCCCTCCGATATGAAGACGATCAAGTGCACTTTCCCTGGCTGCGACAAGAGCTTCAACCGACCTGCTCGCCTGGTGTCTCATCTTCGAAGCCACACTGGCGATCGAATCCACCGCTGCACCTATGAAGGATGCGACAAATCCTACCTCGAAGAGAAACACCTGACGCAACACATCAAGGGTTCCCACACCCACGAGAAGAACTACGTCTGCTACGTCGAAGGATGCGGCAAAGCTTTCGTCACCAATACGAGACTCAAGAGGCATGCTGCCGTTCATGAAGGTGCCGAGCGATTTCGATGCCGAGACTATGAGGGTTGCAGTGAGAGCTTCCGGAAGCGTGAGACTCTGCAGCGGCACATTCGGACCAGGCACCTCAACCAGGCCGGTTTCCCTTGTCTGCAAGACGGTTGCCAAGAGGGCTTCGACAGCGCCGGTGCTCTCCGGCGTCACACGGAGCGCGAGCATGGGCAACTACGGTTTTGGTGCGACGAGTGCGCCAAGGAGACGGacgaggatggtgaagagaaAAGGGTTGGGTTTACGACGCTGAATATGCTCAAGACTCATGCCAGAACCGAGCACCGAGCGTGTCCTTTCTGCGACAAGAAGATCGGCCGGCAGTTTCAACTGGAGGAGCACATGGAGAATATGCACTCTGGAAAATCGGTCGAGGAGAGAAAGGATGTGCCTTGCAACTGGCCAGGGTGCGAGAGCATGTTCACCCGAAAGTCCAACATGATGACGCACTACCGAAGTGCGCACGAAGGCAAGAAGTTTGTCTGTGGTGAGGTCAACACTTTCAACACGCCCGATATCGCGGATTGGAACTGGCAAGAGGAGGGCTGCAAGGCTCCGTTTGTTAGCAAGCTCAAGCTTGAGGAGCACATCCGATTTGTTCACCTAGGAAGGAAGCGTCCGGAGAGAACCATCACCCTGAACTTTGACGGACcggacgaggtggacgagatgACGGCGGCagtcgacaagaagaagcttgcCTGCAGTGTACTTGGGTGCGAAGCGAGGTTCATCAGATATGCGGATCTTAACAAGCATTTGGAAGCTCATCAGAGACAGGCTTCAAGCATCGATGATGGATATGCTCAACAAGCGCAGCCCAATGTTGCCGTCGAGGCAGGATATGAGCCCCGAGATTTTATTCTTTCTGCCCCTCAAGACGGATATGGAAACCAGGACCACATGCTTGTCGTGCCTGATGCTGGGTATGGCGATCAAGGCCATATTCTCACCGCCCACAGCGCCTACGTCGCTCCGACCAACAGGTACGGCAACCAGGACCATATTCTCAACGATCTTAAGAACGAGCCGGGGATCCCAGATCTGACTGGGGATGCGCCTCACGGTCTTGCACTTGATCCGGAGCTGCAGGCTTCGACAATGGACATGCGGCTTCAGGGGCCAGAtgatcagcaacagcagcaacagcaggatCTAGATCCCAACTTTTATCCTGCTTTGGCGAATATGCTCGGAGGGGACACCCACGCCAACGCCGATTGGAATGTGATGAACGAACTGCTTGGCCATGGTCAGTATTAG
- a CDS encoding uncharacterized protein (EggNog:ENOG503NYWS; COG:G; COG:O) — MASLKAVAALAAVTLVGRVTATEVFLPPCLDPFQPFVYSGCFSEASGTQILPYRSPATPDDMTVEKCVAECKGNGYRYAGLVYYGVCYCGQTVKGDLTEESECSFPCKGDDTQICGANGKFSIYQDPTFVPVDQTTIADYDPLGCWTDDSPQGRALSYRQDSVDGATMTTEKCLQACHAGGFPFAGTEYGGECYCGVVIGNDTYSAPTSECNMACNGAPDEKCGGPGRLNLYAADELLSLEPCGYEPPVVSSSSELPVVSTVTTESSTSTPLVEEEPTTSTTFEEPTSTSTPLPTLPPTTSTTAPVSTTSTTSSVCVTTTVIPPKCEYKCGKWCSNPLPDWENDAKSCKAAWTNCLLQVASCFKNAGFPQSLECFNFGQWCADVDDYCVKTPKGKKHDFFGKKPPKGGSPATTVTVTTACPTAAPTSTKPATTTKPATTTTICPTPSPTNICKQPTNNYYGYKPGKPVGGIDLPVVTCNDLVSDWPSYPFKRYSDPDTRKCKKYSRSTPSTACQDACKEQYEDCLDVYAEGCRNNKFRPRQDSYFQQMEKRTFWGGWSDSFNGAKDKCRAQYNDCLSVNRNVDVKGKCNKFCE, encoded by the exons ATGGCCAGCCTCAAGGCCGTGGCTGCCCTCGCGGCAGTCACCTTGGTTGGTCGTGTCACCGCCACCGAGGTCTTCCTCCCACCATGCCTGGACCCCTTCCAGCCTTTCGTCTACTCGGGGTGCTTCTCCGAGGCCAGTGGCACCCAGATCCTCCCCTACCGCAGCCCGGCAACTCCTGATGACATGACCGTCGAGAAGTGCGTTGCTGAGTGCAAGGGCAATGGCTACAGGTATGCCGGTCTCGTCTACTACGGCGTCTGCTACTGCGGTCAAACCGTGAAGGGTGACCTCACCGAGGAGTCTGAGTGCAGCTTCCCCTGCAAGGGTGATGACACCCAGATCTGCGGTGCCAACGGCAAATTCTCCATCTACCAGGACCCTACCTTCGTCCCCGTCGACCAGACCACCATTGCCGACTATGATCCTCTTGGATGCTGGACCGACGACTCTCCTCAGGGAAGAGCCCTTTCCTACCGCCAGGACTCCGTCGATGGCGCCACCATGACCACTGAGAAGTGCTTGCAGGCTTGCCATGCCGGCGGTTTCCCCTTTGCCGGTACTGAGTATGGCG GTGAATGCTACTGCGGTGTTGTCATTGGCAATGACACCTACTCTGCCCCCACCTCCGAGTGCAACATGGCCTGCAACGGTGCCCCTGACGAGAAGTGCGGTGGCCCTGGTCGCCTTAACCTCTACGCCGCCGACGAGCTCCTGTCTCTCGAGCCCTGCGGCTATGAGCCCCCCGTTGTCTCCAGCAGCTCGGAGCTCCCTGTCGTCagcaccgtcaccaccgagtcctccaccagcaccccccttgtcgaggaggagcccaccaccagcaccacttTCGAGGagcccaccagcaccagcactcCCCTTCCTACTCTCCCCcctaccacctccaccaccgcgcCCGTgagcaccacctccaccaccagctccgtctgcgtgaccaccaccgtcatccCTCCCAAGTGCGAGTACAAGTGCGGCAAGTGGtgctccaacccccttcccgacTGGGAGAACGACGCCAAGTCCTGCAAGGCCGCCTGGACCAACTGCCTCTTGCAGGTTGCCTCCTGCTTCAAGAACGCCGGCTTCCCCCAGTCTCTTGAGTGCTTCAACTTTGGCCAGTGGTGCGCCGATGTCGACGACTACTGCGTCAAGACccccaagggcaagaagcaCGACTTTTTCGGCAAGAAGCCCCCCAAGGGAGGCagccccgccaccaccgtgACCGTCACCACCGCTTGCCCTACCGCcgctcccacctccaccaagcctgccaccaccaccaagcccgcgacgaccaccaccatctgccCCACCCCATCGCCCACCAACATCTGCAAGCAGCCCACCAACAACTACTACGGCTACAAGCCCGGCAAGCCCGTCGGCGGGATTGACCTGCCCGTCGTGACCTGCAACGACTTAGTTTCGGACTGGCCTAGCTACCCCTTCAAGCGGTACTCGGACCCTGACACGAGAAAGTGCAAGAAATACAGCCGCTCGACGCCGAGCACTGCCTGCCAGGACGCGTGCAAGGAGCAGTATGAGGACTGCTTGGATGTTTATGCCGAGGGGTGCAGGAATAATAAGTTTAGGCCGAGGCAGGATAGTTACTTCCagcagatggagaagaggactttctggggggggtggagcGACAGCTTTAATGGGGCGAAGGATAAGTGCAGGGCGCAGTATAATGACTGTTTGAGTGTGAATAGGAATGTGGATGTTAAGGGGAAGTGTAATAAGTTTTGCGAGtaa
- the RPO26 gene encoding subunit common to RNA polymerases I, II, and III (EggNog:ENOG503P3W3; BUSCO:EOG09265552; COG:K), with protein sequence MSDFGDDDRDPIADEPAFEEDPDEYYEPVEDDEADNRPVGDDEDPNQVVNSGDPNAAANHGKGTEKSHKDKKIPNDQRKTTPYMTKYEKARILGTRALQISMNAPVLVDLEGETDPLQIAIKELREKKIPLIVRRYMPDGTYEDWTCEELMQ encoded by the exons ATGTCTGACTTTGGCGACGACGACCGCGATCCCAT CGCCGATGAGCCCGCCTTCGAGGAGGACCCCGATGAGTACTACGAGCCAGTGGAAGATGACGAAGCCGACAACCGCCCCGttggcgatgacgaagacCCAAACCAAGTAGTCAACTCTGGCGACCCCAACGCGGCCGCCAACCACGGCAAGGGCACTGAGAAGTCGcacaaggacaagaagattCCCAACGACCAGCGCAAGACAACACCATATATGACCAAGTATGAGAAGGCGCGCATTCTCGGCACAAGAGCTCTCCAGATCAG CATGAATGCGCCTGTGCTGGTTGACCTTGAGGGTGAGACGGATCCCCTGCAGATTGCCATCAAAGAGCTCAGGGAAAAGAAGATTCCCCTCATTGTGCGCCGGTACATGCCTGATGGAAC GTACGAGGACTGGACCTGCGAGGAACTCATGCAATGA
- a CDS encoding uncharacterized protein (EggNog:ENOG503P2YB; COG:J): MNVTPLARRPLSCLKTSLLRQARQQKMFSRSMATEVQAAAAAATSKTPSQGPDQNFYRLVDKKNKSVRSAFALYPNPSPPPASPSPPPPPPTPSPPSTTFKSKSSTPPAPAPPSSPAPARPPK, translated from the exons ATGAACGTCACCCCTCTGGCTAGACGGCCTCTAAGCTGTCTCAAGaccagcctcctccgccaggcGAGACAACAAAAGATGTTTTCCCGCTCCATGGCGACAGAGGttcaagctgctgctgctgctgctacaTCAAAAACACCATCACAAGGCCCCGACCAGAACTTTT ACCGACTAGTcgacaaaaaaaacaagTCCGTCCGCTCCGCCTTCGCCCTctaccccaacccctcgccgccgccggcaagcccctctcccccccctccaccaccaaccccgtcgCCGCCCTCCACGACCTTCAAATCAAAAAGCTCGACCCCACCGGCGCCCGCACCGCCCTCTTCGCCCGCACCCGCGAGGCCGCCAAAGTAg
- the STE18 gene encoding Guanine nucleotide-binding protein subunit gamma (EggNog:ENOG503P6WM; COG:J) → MDQQPRKSHDSSASSRIPTAEPQHQGDINDASPREPPQQSEQQEPSRPVNSPSSIPNGRPRSPVFSAKPERKPPPTSLPLIPKRDSAGTPKSAPRKPPKMPQYTSRDVGDPSQIKKTKQSMADLKLRRLTELNNRLREDLERERIPVSQASKSIIAYCNSTRDYMVPSVWGPVPKGEDPYAPQQSNGCCVVM, encoded by the exons ATGGACCAGCAGCCACGAAAATCTCACGACTCATCGGCGTCGTCGCGGATTCCGACCGCCGAGCCGCAGCACCAGGGCGACATCAACGACGCCAGCCCCCGTGAGCCGCCGCAGCAATCAGAGCAACAAGAGCCATCGCGGCCAGTTAATTCTCCTTCATCAATACCCAACGGCCGGCCTCGGTCGCCAGTTTTTTCTGCCAAGCCAGAAAGGAAGCCGCCACCAACGTCTCTCCCCTTAATTCCTAAGCGCGACTCTGCTGGAACCCCAAAGTCAGCACCGAGAAAACCTCCCAAGATGCCCCAATACACATCGCGCGATGTCGGCGACCCGTCGCAGATCAAGAAGACCAAGCAGAGCATGGCGGATCTCAAGCTTCGTCGATTGACAGAATTGAACAATCGGCTACGTGAAGATCTCGAAAGAGAGCGCATCCCCGTAAGCCAAGCATCGAAGAG TATCATCGCCTATTGCAACAGCACCAGAGACTACATGGTGCCCAGCGTCTGGGGTCCTGTGCCAAAGGGCGAGGATCCCTACGCACCACAACAGAGCAACGGCTGCTGTGTAGTGATGTAG
- a CDS encoding uncharacterized protein (COG:O; EggNog:ENOG503P55U) — protein MAEQQVTESTATTTRLPRVTIQFCTQCKWMLRAAYFAQELLSTFSTSLGEVALQPSTGGVFVVEITTSSPATTTEAGSSDQVKLLTKILWDRKTDGGFPETKELKRRVRDVIDPRRGLGHVDRDYSKPKSGEGEDKREEGVEKGKEEKKVEEEGKVCTIEGKENCEDCR, from the exons ATGGCAGAGCAGCAGGTTACCGAAAGTACGGCCACGACGACCCGACTGCCGAGGGTGACGATACAGTTTTGTACGCAGTGCAAGTGGATGTTGAGGGCTGCTTAT TTCGCCCAAGAGCTCCTATCAaccttctcaacctccctaGGCGAAGTTGCCCTCCAGCCGTCAACCGGAGGTGTATTCGTCGTCGAGATcaccacctcttctcctgctaCTACTACTGAAGCCGGGAGTAGCGATCAAGTCAAGCTTCTGACGAAAATCCTCTGGGACAGGAAGACCGACGGTGGATTCCCCGAAACAAAAGAGCTCAAGAGACGCGTGAGGGACGTTATCGATCCcaggaggggtttggggcaCGTGGACAGGGATTATTCCAAGCCCAAatctggtgagggagaggacaagagagaggagggggtagagaaggggaaagaagaaaagaaagtcgaggaggagggaaaggtgTGTACCAttgaggggaaggagaattGTGAGGATTGTCggtag